A stretch of Bradyrhizobium sp. CCBAU 53338 DNA encodes these proteins:
- a CDS encoding His-rich protein BRANT, whose product MLKTISAALLAASVIAAPAFAAEAGKTTTTAPVIKADQTQSKVSTTAAKPDASVKADAKTADIKSGTKVDTKTKAMNANAAITPGEHKTVRTHRHHHKHLSAKKSLKTQSGLTKPAPTEKRS is encoded by the coding sequence ATGTTGAAGACCATTTCCGCAGCCTTGCTCGCAGCTTCCGTCATCGCGGCGCCGGCCTTCGCGGCCGAAGCCGGCAAGACCACCACGACCGCGCCGGTGATCAAGGCGGACCAGACCCAGAGCAAGGTGTCGACCACCGCCGCCAAACCCGACGCCAGCGTCAAGGCCGATGCGAAGACCGCCGACATCAAGTCCGGCACCAAGGTCGATACCAAGACGAAGGCAATGAACGCCAACGCCGCGATCACGCCCGGCGAGCACAAGACGGTGCGGACGCATCGCCATCACCACAAGCATCTGTCGGCCAAGAAGTCGCTGAAGACGCAGTCGGGCCTCACCAAGCCAGCGCCCACCGAGAAGCGCAGCTAA
- a CDS encoding DUF6719 family protein, producing MRILASAVVISCFVALPCSAQTILKSEPLMLAPYEVAFVKDASCPSGKVLKVTGAIRGLHRRKACVSLAGEQASLATAMP from the coding sequence ATGCGTATCTTGGCGTCGGCGGTGGTGATCTCGTGCTTCGTTGCCCTGCCGTGTTCTGCCCAAACAATCCTCAAATCCGAGCCTCTGATGTTGGCACCCTATGAGGTCGCCTTCGTGAAGGACGCCTCCTGTCCTTCCGGTAAAGTGTTGAAGGTGACAGGAGCAATCCGCGGGCTGCACCGTCGCAAGGCGTGCGTGTCGCTGGCCGGCGAGCAGGCTTCGCTGGCGACCGCCATGCCCTAA
- a CDS encoding YciI family protein, whose amino-acid sequence MLYAILAYHVEDELLAWTPQEDAAVLAKVIEVQAPLRASGHLGPAARLDDTRKAHTLRGPGAGIVLDGPFAETKEQLLGFHLVNYDTDEEAIAAARKLREVNPSAVYEIRPVKLYVPADGFGATATRG is encoded by the coding sequence ATGCTCTACGCAATCCTGGCCTACCACGTGGAAGACGAGCTGTTGGCATGGACGCCGCAGGAGGACGCCGCTGTCCTGGCCAAGGTCATCGAGGTTCAGGCCCCCTTGCGGGCGAGCGGACACCTTGGACCGGCCGCCCGTCTGGATGATACGAGAAAGGCCCACACCTTGCGTGGCCCGGGCGCGGGCATCGTGCTGGACGGCCCGTTTGCCGAGACCAAGGAGCAGCTTCTGGGATTCCACCTCGTCAACTACGACACGGACGAGGAGGCGATCGCGGCGGCGCGGAAGCTGCGCGAGGTCAATCCGAGCGCGGTCTACGAGATCCGCCCGGTCAAGCTTTACGTGCCGGCCGATGGGTTCGGCGCGACAGCGACCAGGGGATGA
- a CDS encoding GFA family protein, translating to MIDARCSCGAIVLSLPGPTNLVAACHCLECQRRSGAPFGVGAFYPMEAVKISGTPKEYVRSGESGGKVRSYFCPDCGSTVFWTPEKFPGMIGVALGAMADPNFPAPIKSVFEQSKHAWVEITGLGVEHLQRGTAQKTSS from the coding sequence ATGATCGATGCCAGATGCAGTTGTGGCGCCATTGTGCTGTCGCTTCCGGGGCCGACCAACCTGGTCGCGGCCTGTCATTGTCTCGAATGCCAGCGGCGGAGCGGCGCGCCATTTGGCGTTGGTGCTTTCTATCCGATGGAGGCCGTCAAGATCTCAGGGACGCCGAAGGAATATGTTCGCTCCGGCGAGAGCGGGGGCAAGGTTCGCTCATATTTCTGCCCGGATTGCGGCTCGACGGTTTTTTGGACGCCGGAAAAGTTCCCGGGGATGATCGGCGTTGCTCTCGGCGCGATGGCGGACCCGAATTTTCCGGCGCCGATCAAATCGGTGTTCGAGCAATCGAAACATGCGTGGGTCGAGATAACAGGCCTCGGCGTCGAGCATTTGCAACGAGGTACGGCGCAGAAGACTTCAAGCTGA
- a CDS encoding LLM class flavin-dependent oxidoreductase yields MTAPLEFGLDTFGDVTKDAAGDMLPHAQVIRNVVDEAVLADELGLDFIGLGEHHRSDFAISSPETVLAAIASRTKRIHLGSAVTVLSSDDPIRVFQRFATLDALSNGRAEVILGRGSFTESFPLFGFDLRKYEELFEEKLDLFAALLSQKPVTWQGKLRPPLKEQLVYPPVENGQLKTWIGVGGSPQSVVRAAHYDLPLMLAIIGGDPARFAPYVDLYHRAFKEFGRPAQPIGVHSPGYVAETDEQAREELWPDYKAMRDRIGRERGWPPMGRDEFVSEAEHGSLYVGSPETVARKIAKTAKALGIARFQLKYSAGPLPHEKLMKSIELYGRKVVPVVKDLLS; encoded by the coding sequence ATGACCGCACCGCTCGAATTCGGACTGGATACCTTTGGCGACGTCACCAAGGACGCCGCGGGCGACATGCTGCCGCATGCGCAGGTGATCCGCAATGTCGTCGACGAGGCGGTGCTGGCCGACGAGCTCGGCCTCGACTTCATCGGCCTCGGCGAGCACCACCGTTCTGATTTTGCGATCTCCTCGCCTGAGACCGTGCTCGCGGCGATCGCCTCGCGGACCAAGCGCATCCATCTCGGCTCGGCCGTGACGGTGCTCTCTTCCGACGATCCCATCCGCGTGTTCCAGCGCTTTGCGACGCTCGATGCGCTCTCCAATGGACGCGCCGAGGTGATCCTCGGGCGCGGCTCGTTCACGGAGTCCTTTCCGCTGTTCGGCTTCGACCTGCGCAAATATGAAGAGCTGTTCGAGGAGAAGCTCGACCTGTTTGCCGCACTACTCTCGCAGAAGCCGGTGACGTGGCAGGGCAAGTTGCGTCCGCCGCTGAAGGAGCAACTGGTCTATCCGCCGGTCGAGAACGGTCAGCTCAAAACCTGGATCGGCGTCGGCGGCAGCCCGCAATCCGTGGTGCGCGCCGCGCATTACGATCTACCCCTGATGCTCGCCATTATCGGCGGCGATCCCGCGCGCTTCGCCCCTTACGTCGATCTCTATCACCGCGCCTTCAAGGAGTTCGGCCGCCCCGCGCAGCCGATCGGGGTGCACTCGCCAGGCTATGTCGCCGAGACCGACGAGCAGGCGCGCGAAGAGCTATGGCCCGACTACAAGGCGATGCGCGACCGCATCGGCCGTGAGCGCGGCTGGCCGCCGATGGGCCGCGACGAGTTCGTCAGCGAGGCCGAGCACGGCTCGCTCTATGTCGGCTCGCCCGAGACCGTCGCGCGCAAGATCGCCAAGACGGCGAAGGCGCTCGGCATTGCGCGCTTCCAGCTGAAATATTCGGCGGGACCGTTGCCCCACGAAAAGCTGATGAAGAGCATCGAGCTCTACGGGCGGAAGGTAGTGCCGGTGGTGAAAGATTTACTCTCCTAG
- the ppk2 gene encoding polyphosphate kinase 2 — protein MAPLPRKSRQVRPRKNGAKPLRRPKSAAARARAIKLTPVERSFAEQSTAGALQAEMAALDSALTGPPALAPDSEPIQAILTGAAPDDAKRLQALLVGKEPKRIKRTTSDELADDWRFGGYPYKSRMYRRDYEEQKFVLQTELLKLQNWMKETRQRLVLLFEGRDAAGKGGAIKRFMEHLNPRGARVVALEKPSDVERGQWYFQRYVQHLPTAGEIVLFDRSWYNRAGVERVMSFCTPAEYDEFLRQVPEFERNLARSGLHLIKFWFSVSREEQRRRFKEREGHPLKQWKLSPIDLASLDKWDDYTRAKEGMFFHTDTADCPWIVIKSDDKKRARLNAMRYVLHAMPYAGKDTKRIGMVDDLLVGRANVIHEREEQAR, from the coding sequence ATGGCACCTCTTCCCCGGAAGTCCAGGCAGGTTCGACCACGAAAGAACGGGGCCAAGCCGCTCCGGCGGCCCAAATCGGCGGCGGCGCGAGCGCGCGCGATCAAGCTCACTCCGGTCGAACGCTCGTTCGCCGAACAATCCACCGCGGGCGCCTTGCAGGCCGAGATGGCGGCGCTTGACAGTGCCCTGACGGGCCCGCCGGCACTCGCACCCGACAGCGAGCCGATTCAGGCTATCCTCACCGGGGCCGCTCCAGACGACGCCAAACGATTGCAGGCGCTGCTGGTTGGCAAGGAGCCCAAGCGCATCAAGCGGACCACCAGCGACGAACTGGCGGACGACTGGCGGTTCGGTGGTTATCCCTACAAGTCCCGGATGTATCGCCGCGACTACGAGGAGCAGAAATTCGTTCTTCAAACCGAATTGTTGAAGCTTCAAAACTGGATGAAAGAAACCCGACAGCGCCTCGTACTGCTGTTCGAGGGACGCGACGCGGCCGGCAAGGGCGGCGCGATCAAGCGCTTCATGGAACATCTGAACCCGCGCGGCGCCCGGGTCGTCGCCCTGGAAAAGCCGAGCGACGTCGAGCGCGGGCAATGGTATTTTCAGCGTTATGTGCAGCATCTGCCGACTGCTGGCGAGATCGTGCTGTTCGACCGGAGCTGGTACAACCGCGCCGGTGTCGAACGCGTCATGAGCTTCTGCACGCCGGCAGAGTACGACGAGTTCCTGCGCCAGGTCCCTGAATTCGAGCGCAACCTCGCCCGCAGCGGACTCCACCTCATCAAGTTCTGGTTCTCGGTCAGCCGCGAGGAGCAGCGGCGCCGCTTCAAGGAGCGTGAAGGACATCCGCTGAAGCAGTGGAAGCTGTCACCGATCGATCTCGCCTCGCTCGACAAATGGGACGACTATACCCGCGCCAAGGAGGGCATGTTCTTCCACACCGACACGGCGGACTGTCCCTGGATCGTCATCAAGTCCGACGACAAGAAGCGCGCGCGGCTCAATGCGATGCGCTACGTGCTGCATGCGATGCCCTACGCCGGCAAGGACACCAAGCGCATCGGCATGGTCGACGATCTCCTGGTCGGGCGCGCCAACGTCATCCACGAACGCGAAGAGCAAGCGCGATAG
- the rlmB gene encoding 23S rRNA (guanosine(2251)-2'-O)-methyltransferase RlmB: MKDKKFAPRGPRGGAKPFNKTRKSAGRPAWRERDSHADGPVILYGWHTVTMALANPARRIRKLTLTENAARRLADENIETRIAPEIVRPQEIDRLLSPDAVHQGLLAEADPLPSPDIETLKQEGMVLVLDQITDPHNVGAILRSAAAFAVKAIVTTARHSPEATGVLAKAASGALELVPMITVQNLARSLNELNDRGFQTVGLDSEGSEDIADVTLREPLALVLGAEGKGLRQLTRETCSVVARLDMPGEIKSLNVSNAAVLSLYVGASRLGLMKR; the protein is encoded by the coding sequence ATGAAGGACAAAAAATTCGCCCCGAGGGGCCCCCGCGGCGGGGCTAAGCCCTTCAACAAAACAAGGAAATCGGCCGGCCGACCGGCCTGGCGCGAACGCGATTCGCATGCCGACGGGCCGGTCATCCTCTATGGCTGGCACACGGTCACCATGGCGCTGGCCAATCCTGCCCGGCGCATCCGCAAGCTGACGCTGACCGAGAACGCCGCGAGGCGGCTTGCGGACGAAAACATCGAGACCCGGATCGCGCCCGAGATCGTCCGCCCCCAGGAGATCGACCGCCTGCTCTCGCCCGACGCCGTGCACCAGGGCCTGCTCGCCGAGGCCGATCCCCTGCCCTCGCCGGACATCGAGACCTTGAAGCAGGAAGGCATGGTGCTGGTGCTGGACCAGATCACCGATCCGCACAATGTCGGCGCCATCCTGCGCTCCGCCGCGGCGTTCGCGGTGAAGGCGATCGTCACCACCGCGCGTCACAGCCCCGAGGCGACCGGCGTGCTCGCCAAGGCCGCCTCCGGCGCGCTGGAGCTGGTGCCAATGATCACCGTGCAGAACCTCGCCCGCTCGCTGAATGAACTGAACGATCGCGGCTTCCAGACCGTCGGCCTCGACAGCGAAGGCAGCGAGGATATCGCGGATGTCACGCTGCGTGAGCCGCTCGCGCTGGTGCTGGGCGCGGAAGGCAAGGGCCTGCGTCAGTTGACACGCGAGACCTGCAGCGTCGTGGCGCGGCTCGACATGCCCGGCGAGATCAAGAGCCTCAACGTCTCGAACGCCGCCGTGCTCTCGCTCTATGTCGGCGCGAGCCGGCTCGGACTCATGAAACGTTAG
- a CDS encoding outer membrane protein gives MKTILLGAATLLALAAPAAAADMQPRTYTKAPAYTPPQVIYNWTGFYIGGHVGGAFAGDTTFQSSDARFLGGVQGGFDYQFAPNWVVGVEAQYSWLPTNNNGVTFPLGTQVTSNTDQIGSVTGRIGYTWGPTLLYAKGGYAWRNNNLGVNVAGVPQTFTTTGNSKDGYTVGAGLEYMFAPNWSAKAEYQYYNFGSTTFTSASGPGEIVGVRGRDDEHTVKVGVNYRFGWGGPAASRY, from the coding sequence ATGAAGACGATTTTGCTCGGTGCAGCAACTCTGCTGGCGCTGGCCGCACCGGCGGCAGCAGCCGACATGCAGCCGCGCACCTACACCAAGGCTCCGGCCTACACGCCGCCGCAGGTGATCTACAACTGGACCGGCTTCTACATCGGTGGCCATGTCGGCGGTGCCTTCGCCGGCGACACCACCTTCCAGTCCAGTGACGCCCGTTTCCTGGGCGGCGTGCAGGGCGGCTTCGACTACCAGTTCGCGCCCAATTGGGTGGTGGGTGTCGAGGCCCAGTATTCCTGGCTGCCGACCAACAACAACGGTGTCACGTTCCCGCTGGGCACGCAGGTGACCTCCAACACCGATCAGATCGGCTCGGTCACCGGCCGCATCGGCTACACTTGGGGGCCAACGCTGCTCTACGCCAAGGGCGGTTATGCCTGGCGTAACAACAATCTCGGGGTCAACGTCGCCGGCGTGCCGCAGACCTTCACGACCACCGGCAACAGCAAGGATGGCTACACGGTCGGTGCCGGCCTCGAATACATGTTCGCGCCGAACTGGTCGGCCAAGGCCGAGTACCAGTACTATAATTTCGGCAGCACCACATTTACCTCCGCTTCCGGTCCGGGCGAGATCGTCGGTGTCCGCGGCCGGGACGACGAGCATACCGTCAAGGTCGGTGTGAACTATCGTTTCGGCTGGGGCGGTCCGGCGGCATCGCGCTACTGA
- a CDS encoding ATP-dependent helicase yields the protein MTSYLDTLNAEQRRAVEHGVADGATVGAPLLVIAGAGSGKTNTLAHRVAHLIVAGADPRRILLMTFSRRAAAEMAGRVERIARKVLGENNAAIMRDALTWAGTFHGIGARLLREYAERIGIDPAFTIHDREDSADLMNLVRHERGLSRTDGRFPAKGTCLSIYSRCVNAEMEIEKVLGQHYPWCAGWAAELKGLFAAYVEAKQAQHVLDYDDLLLYWSQMMSDALIAEEIGGRFDHVLVDEYQDTNRLQSSILLALKPDGRGLTVVGDDAQSIYSFRAATVRNILDFPQSFSPRAETITLDRNYRSTQAVLAAANGVIGLARERFTKNLWTDRASTQKPQLVTVHDEADQARYIVEQVLANREQGALLKHQAVLFRTSSHSGPLEIELTRRNIPFVKFGGLKFLDAAHVKDVLALLRFAENPRDRVAGFRILHLLPGIGPATAQRVLDQMAESADPLNALAQLPVPARTGADWTDFVRTIENLRHSEWPVELERVRLWYEPHLDRLHEDSETRRADLMQLEQIASGYSSREKFLTELTLDPPDATSDKSGPPLRDEDYLILSTIHSAKGQEWKSVFVLNVVDGCMPSDLGAGTSAELEEERRLLYVAMTRAKDVLHLVVPQRFFVHGQAAKGDRHVYASRTRFIPEPLVYLFERTAWPKAASAGARAASQGPKIDIGARMRGMWR from the coding sequence GTGACTTCATATCTGGACACGCTCAATGCGGAGCAGCGCCGCGCCGTGGAGCATGGCGTGGCCGATGGCGCGACCGTGGGCGCCCCCCTGCTCGTCATTGCCGGCGCCGGGTCCGGCAAGACCAATACGCTCGCCCATCGCGTCGCGCATCTGATCGTCGCCGGCGCCGATCCCCGCCGCATCCTCTTGATGACGTTCTCCCGCCGCGCCGCGGCCGAGATGGCGGGCCGGGTCGAACGCATCGCCCGAAAGGTGCTCGGCGAAAACAACGCCGCGATCATGCGCGATGCGCTGACCTGGGCCGGAACCTTCCACGGCATCGGCGCGCGGCTGCTGCGCGAATATGCCGAGCGGATCGGTATCGATCCCGCCTTCACCATCCACGACCGCGAGGATTCCGCCGACCTGATGAACCTGGTTCGGCACGAACGCGGCCTGTCGAGGACCGACGGCCGCTTTCCGGCCAAGGGCACCTGCCTGTCGATCTACTCGCGCTGCGTCAACGCCGAGATGGAGATCGAGAAGGTGCTCGGCCAGCATTATCCTTGGTGCGCCGGTTGGGCGGCCGAATTGAAGGGTCTGTTCGCGGCCTATGTCGAGGCCAAGCAGGCCCAGCACGTGCTCGATTACGACGACCTCCTGCTCTACTGGTCGCAGATGATGAGCGATGCATTGATTGCGGAAGAGATCGGCGGCCGCTTCGATCACGTGCTGGTCGACGAATATCAGGACACCAATCGCCTGCAATCCTCGATCCTGCTGGCACTCAAGCCCGACGGACGCGGGCTCACCGTCGTGGGCGACGACGCGCAGTCGATCTATTCGTTCCGCGCCGCCACCGTGCGCAACATCCTGGACTTTCCGCAGAGTTTTTCGCCGCGCGCGGAGACGATCACGCTCGATCGCAACTATCGCTCGACGCAAGCGGTGCTGGCAGCCGCCAACGGCGTCATCGGCCTCGCGCGCGAGCGCTTCACCAAGAATCTCTGGACCGACCGCGCCTCGACGCAGAAGCCGCAGCTCGTCACCGTTCACGACGAGGCCGACCAGGCCCGCTACATCGTCGAACAGGTGCTGGCCAATCGCGAACAAGGCGCGCTGCTCAAGCACCAGGCGGTGCTGTTCCGGACCTCCTCGCATTCCGGCCCGCTGGAGATCGAGCTGACCCGCCGCAACATCCCCTTCGTCAAATTCGGCGGGCTGAAATTCCTCGACGCCGCCCACGTCAAGGACGTGCTGGCCTTGCTGCGCTTTGCCGAGAACCCGCGCGACCGCGTCGCCGGCTTTCGTATCCTGCATCTGTTGCCGGGCATCGGTCCCGCGACCGCGCAGCGCGTGCTCGATCAGATGGCCGAGAGCGCCGATCCGCTGAACGCACTCGCTCAGCTCCCGGTGCCAGCGCGCACCGGCGCGGACTGGACCGACTTCGTCCGCACTATCGAGAATTTGCGCCATTCGGAATGGCCTGTGGAGCTCGAACGCGTGCGGCTCTGGTACGAACCGCACCTCGATCGCCTCCACGAGGATTCCGAGACGCGCCGCGCCGACCTGATGCAGCTCGAGCAGATCGCGAGCGGCTATTCCTCGCGCGAAAAATTCCTGACCGAGCTCACGCTCGATCCACCTGACGCGACCAGCGACAAATCAGGCCCGCCGCTCCGCGACGAGGATTACCTGATCCTCTCCACCATCCATTCCGCCAAGGGCCAGGAGTGGAAATCGGTGTTCGTGCTCAACGTCGTCGACGGCTGCATGCCGTCCGATCTCGGCGCCGGCACCAGCGCCGAGCTCGAGGAGGAGCGCCGCCTGCTCTATGTCGCGATGACACGCGCCAAGGACGTTCTGCATCTCGTCGTGCCGCAGCGTTTCTTCGTCCACGGCCAGGCCGCCAAGGGCGACCGCCACGTCTACGCCTCCCGCACCCGCTTCATCCCTGAGCCGCTGGTCTATCTGTTCGAGCGCACCGCGTGGCCGAAGGCTGCCTCGGCTGGCGCGCGCGCTGCATCGCAGGGACCGAAGATCGACATCGGCGCGCGGATGCGGGGGATGTGGCGGTAG
- a CDS encoding ABC transporter substrate-binding protein, protein MWRIVVVCLSLLTAGTSSAQSVIRLARIADIPDQYVGGEMLRAVYAKLNIKLEFEDVPGKRALALSSSGELDGEIQRIGTLSRDYPTLLQVTPAINYIEPAAFTTKLHFDVDGWNSIRNYSIGIVRGVGSSEAGTRGMDRVTATTGIENMIRMLDADRFDVMVTDLFSGLVAVRKLNLQARIYPLSPPLERISIYHYLHERHRDLVPKVGQVIAQMQASGELAALREALVKQVLSAP, encoded by the coding sequence ATGTGGCGGATAGTCGTCGTCTGCCTGTCCCTGCTCACGGCCGGAACGTCCTCCGCGCAGTCCGTGATCCGCCTGGCACGGATCGCAGACATCCCGGATCAATATGTCGGCGGCGAGATGCTGCGGGCCGTCTACGCCAAGCTGAACATCAAGCTCGAATTCGAGGACGTCCCCGGCAAGCGGGCGCTGGCGCTGTCGAGCTCCGGCGAGCTCGACGGTGAAATCCAGCGGATCGGAACGCTGTCCCGCGACTACCCGACACTGCTGCAGGTGACGCCCGCGATCAACTACATCGAGCCCGCGGCGTTCACGACCAAGCTCCATTTCGACGTCGACGGCTGGAATTCGATCAGGAACTACAGCATCGGCATCGTCCGCGGCGTCGGCTCGTCGGAAGCCGGCACGCGCGGCATGGACCGCGTCACGGCGACCACCGGCATCGAGAACATGATCAGGATGCTCGATGCCGATCGCTTCGACGTGATGGTCACCGACCTCTTCAGCGGCCTGGTCGCAGTCCGCAAGCTCAATCTCCAGGCCAGGATATATCCGCTCTCCCCGCCGCTCGAGCGCATCAGCATCTATCATTACCTGCATGAGCGGCATCGCGACCTCGTGCCGAAGGTCGGACAGGTGATCGCGCAGATGCAGGCGAGCGGCGAGCTCGCGGCGCTGCGCGAGGCTCTCGTCAAGCAGGTCTTGAGCGCGCCCTGA
- a CDS encoding class I SAM-dependent methyltransferase produces MISNRPTVLAHERFVADRRNFTGLDLATRFERIERTNLWGAATSVSGLGSEDLATAAIREALPGLLRRLGARSLLDAPCGDAGWIGSMKLEVDYTGIDIVPSLIAANSARVARGDLSGRFLVADITRDPLPSADAILCRDCLVHLSVQNIARATARFRASGAQFLLATTFPEWDDNRDCEDGDWRALNMTKAPFNWPRQRELINERCDEGDGGWRDKSLGLWRLDELPDGSADAA; encoded by the coding sequence ATGATCTCCAATCGTCCCACCGTGCTCGCCCATGAGCGGTTCGTGGCCGACCGCCGGAATTTTACCGGCCTCGATCTCGCCACGCGCTTCGAGCGGATCGAGCGGACGAATCTGTGGGGAGCTGCGACGTCGGTCTCGGGCCTCGGGTCGGAAGATCTCGCCACCGCCGCGATCCGCGAAGCGCTGCCCGGCCTGTTGCGGCGCCTTGGGGCGCGCTCGCTGCTCGATGCACCCTGCGGCGATGCCGGTTGGATCGGCAGCATGAAGTTGGAGGTGGACTATACCGGCATCGACATCGTGCCGTCGCTGATCGCGGCCAACAGCGCGCGCGTAGCGCGCGGCGATCTGAGTGGCCGCTTTCTCGTCGCCGATATCACGCGCGACCCGCTGCCGTCTGCCGACGCGATCCTGTGCCGCGACTGTCTCGTGCATCTGAGCGTCCAGAACATCGCGCGCGCCACCGCCCGATTCCGTGCGAGCGGAGCGCAATTCCTGTTGGCCACGACGTTCCCGGAATGGGACGACAATCGCGATTGCGAGGACGGCGACTGGCGCGCGCTCAACATGACCAAGGCACCGTTCAACTGGCCGCGCCAGCGCGAGTTGATCAACGAGCGCTGCGACGAAGGCGATGGCGGCTGGCGCGACAAGAGCCTCGGGCTCTGGCGGCTGGATGAACTGCCTGATGGCAGCGCGGACGCGGCCTGA
- a CDS encoding NADPH:quinone oxidoreductase family protein: MKAVVVEQYAPFDQIELKDVPSPQMEPGHLRVRVEAAGIGFVDGLKIEGRYQTKDPLPFIPGTEFAGVVEEAPGAPGGYQSGMRVMGMTRSGALAEEIVVRPETVYPLPDGVAAEVAASFRANYLTALYALSARATIVAGEQLLVLGAAGGTGTAAVQIGKLLGARVIAAASTPEKREFAREHGADAVIDYTQAGWRDTLKELTGGQGPDVIFDPVGGDVSVQAFRSIAWRGRHLVVGFAGGAIPALPFNLPLLKGGALLGVDLAQIPTREPDVQKSLMSKLIGWLAEGKLKPAVGRVFALEDFREAFKTMQTRAALGKMVVRIAR, encoded by the coding sequence ATGAAAGCCGTCGTCGTCGAGCAATACGCCCCCTTCGATCAGATCGAGCTGAAGGACGTTCCGTCGCCACAAATGGAGCCCGGACATTTACGCGTCCGGGTGGAGGCGGCGGGCATCGGCTTTGTCGACGGCCTGAAGATCGAGGGACGCTACCAGACCAAGGATCCCCTGCCCTTCATTCCTGGGACGGAATTTGCTGGTGTCGTCGAGGAGGCTCCCGGCGCTCCGGGGGGTTATCAGTCCGGCATGCGCGTGATGGGCATGACGCGGTCGGGCGCGCTGGCCGAGGAGATCGTGGTCAGGCCCGAAACGGTCTATCCCCTGCCGGATGGCGTCGCGGCCGAAGTCGCCGCCTCGTTTCGTGCCAATTATCTGACTGCACTCTATGCGCTGAGCGCCCGTGCCACGATCGTCGCTGGCGAGCAGCTTCTCGTGCTGGGCGCTGCCGGCGGCACGGGGACCGCAGCGGTGCAAATCGGCAAGCTGCTCGGCGCGCGCGTGATCGCGGCAGCGTCAACGCCGGAGAAGCGCGAGTTCGCGCGAGAGCATGGCGCCGACGCTGTCATCGACTATACGCAGGCCGGCTGGCGCGACACGTTGAAGGAATTGACCGGAGGACAAGGCCCAGACGTGATCTTCGATCCTGTCGGTGGCGACGTCTCGGTGCAGGCCTTTCGCTCGATCGCCTGGCGCGGGCGCCACCTGGTGGTTGGCTTTGCCGGAGGCGCGATCCCCGCCCTGCCGTTCAATCTGCCGTTGCTCAAAGGCGGCGCCTTGCTCGGCGTCGACCTCGCGCAGATCCCCACGCGCGAGCCAGACGTGCAGAAGAGCCTGATGTCGAAGCTGATTGGCTGGCTCGCGGAAGGCAAGCTGAAGCCCGCGGTGGGTCGCGTCTTCGCGCTTGAGGACTTCCGCGAGGCCTTCAAGACGATGCAGACGCGCGCCGCGCTCGGCAAGATGGTGGTGCGGATCGCGAGATAG